Genomic window (Ruminococcus flavefaciens AE3010):
AGTACTCCCAGAACGCCAAGTCCGATAAGTCCGCCGTTGAAGCCGATTATAGTCCTGTAGTTCCAACCGATACGCTTCATCAGCGCATTGCTCATGCGTTTCAGCTCCACAATTGCATAAAGGTCGTCGGCAGAGATAGTGATATCCGCTATTTCACGGGCAATGGCAGCTCCCGTGCTTATGGCGATGCCTGCATCGGCTTCGCTCAGTGCAGGAGAATCGTTCACGCCGTCGCCTATCATTATTACCTTTCCCCCTGCCTCATGCTCGGCGCGTATGAATGCAGCCTTATCCTCGGGGAGCACCTCAGCGTGATACTCGTCAACGCCGACTTTTTCAGCAACTGCTTTCGCTGTGCGCTCATTATCACCTGTCATCATGACAACACGTGATATACCGTATTCGTGGAGCTTCTTCACCACGTCGGCAGCTTCCTCGCGGAGGGGATCCTCTATGCAGATAACAGCTGCCACCTCGCCGCCGATGGCAAGATAAAGGTGGGAATACTCTTTGGGCAGATGCCTGAAAATACGCTCATCAGGCGGAGTGCAGCCCTCGTCCTCGATGATGAAATGATGACTTCCGATAAGTACACGCTCATTCTCAACCATGCTTGAGATACCGTGTGCCACCACATACTCAACCTTTGAGTGGAACTCCTCATGCTCAAGACCTTTTTCAGCTGCCGCAGCTACAACAGCGTTAGCGATAGAATGAGGATAGTGCTCTTCAAGGCAGGCTGCCAGACGCAGCATTTCGTCCTCGTCACGTCCGCCGAAGGTTATTACCTGTGCAACTCTCGGACTTGAATGAGTGAGAGTTCCCGTCTTGTCGAAAACGATAGTATCGGCTTCCGCAACGGCTTCAAGGAAGCGGCCGCCCTTGACGGTTATCCCTGCGCGGCTGCAGTCACGCATGGCTGACAGCACTGATATAGGCATTGCAAGTTTAAGAGCGCAGGAGAAGTCCACCATAAGGATAGACAGTGCCTTTGTGGCATTTCTTGTCAGCAGCCATGTGAGCAGTGTGCCGCCAAGGCTCCACGGAACAAGCTTGTCGGCGAGGTGTGAAGCCTTATCCTCTGCGGAGGATTTCAGCTTTTCGGACTCCTCTATCATCTTGACTATACGGTCATAACGTCCGCCGCCTGCGGTATTCTCGACACAGACAGTACACTCGCCGTCCTCAACGACGGTACCTGCGTAGACGTAAGCTCCCTCGCTCTTGTGTACAGGTACGGATTCGCCTGTCATGGAAGCCTGATTTACCATTGCGTCGCCCGAGATCACCTTGCCGTCAAGGGGTATCATGGAGCCTGTTCTGACAACTATCATATCGCCTTTTCGGACATCGTTCACGGGCATGAGGAGCTCCTGTCCGTCGGCAGTTTTCGTCCACACCTGTTCAACTCCGAGAGACATAGTCCTTGCAAGGTCGTCAATAGACTTTCTGTGTGTCCACTCGTCAAGGATATCTCCCACATTCAGCAGGAACATCACCGAGCCTGCGGTCTTGAAATCGCCGCGGAGAAGTGATACTCCGATAGCAGTTGCATCAAGGACTGATACTTCGAGCCTGCCTTTAAGCAGACATTTCAGTCCGCGAAATATGTACCTTGCGGCTTTGATGACAGCCATTATCCTGCGTATTGGCTGGGGCAGTATGAGCTTGTTGATGCATCTTCTTATTACAACAGCTGCCAGCTTTTCCTCATAATGCTTGCTCAGTTGTCTGCCTGTCTGCTCGGGCACAAGAGAAATGTTCTTCTCGTCATCGAAAGAGAAACATGAGAGCTTCTTCACTATCTCAGCTCTCGGACAGGTATATGAAATGACCACATCGCAGGTGCGGTCAAACACCTGGACCCTCGTTACTCCTATTACCGCAGAAAGTGCATATTCAGCGATGTCTGCCTGTCTTACGGTCATTCGCTTTATGCAGAAGCGTACTCGCATACGCCCCTTTGATTCATGCATTATTTTACATTTCATATTGTATCCTCCTACAAAAACAGGTCGGAGAGGAGCCTCCTCCGGCGGCTCGCGGCATAAAATTACCGAGCCCATTTTTTAGACTCGGTAACCCGCTTTTTGCCAACAGAAGCCAACTTATCGGTCTGTTTTTGCTTAGTTTTCACTTGTATCTGCTATTTCCTCGCACTCATCTGCGATAACGGCAGCTTCTTCCTCTATTGCTCTCTGCTCGTTTATTTCCTTTGCGTCAGCGAGTATATCGTCGCAGTTCTCACGCACCTTTGAAGCAGTAGCCATAACGTCTGTCTTAGCTCGAAGTACAGCCGCAGTTGCCTGTGTATAGCACTTCTTTGCGTCCTTGCTGGACAGCACTCTGATACCTGCTGTACCGAAAAGAACTCCGCCTGCAAAAAGGCCTATTTTTTTCCATGGGATATCATTGAATTTCATAAGATCACCTCAGTAAAAAAGTCGAAAGGTTTTGTTTCGTTATAAATATGATACCATATATAATACGCCCTTTCCGCTCCGAACAGAAAAAGTTGGTATACGGTACTAATAGGTGAAATTCTCCGATATAAAGCAGCTTTTCTGAGTGCGGAGCTTGTTATGCTCCGTTTGGTAATATTTTGGATTGACTCCCATTACTTCACGGAATGCGCTTGAAAACTTGCTTGCATTGCAGTAGCCCACTTCCTCGGCAATATCTATTATCCGCATATGGGAAGTGCTGATAAGCTCGGCTGCGCGGAACATCTTTCTGCTTTTTGCATAGGAATACACAGGGCAGCCAAAGGTCTGTCTGAACTGCTCTTTCAGCGTGGTCTGATTGAGCCTGAACATCTCCGAAAGCTCTGAGATAGTATAGTGATCCGCTGCATTGCGGCATATAAAAGCACCAACCTGTTTTATAAGCGCCTGCTGGTCGCGGCTGACTGTTTTTTGCTCACTGAGCAGCATAAGCAGTTCAAGTGTTTTTATTCTCAGCATTGAAGTCTTTGGCTCACTGATCTCGCTGCAGATCTCAGAAAAAAGCTTTTGTATTTTTTCCGACGATGTCAGTACGCACTGCTCATTTGAGCCTATGCTTTTCATTACCGACGACATATCCAGTATATCCGCAAAGCCTGTGCTCCTGCAGCGCGAGTCTATAAGAATTGAAATTCCGCAATAGTTCGGCGAATAAGAAGTACGACATTCCGATCCTGCATCATGCCGCAGTATCATGCAGCTCTTACTTGTCAGGTAATAGTAGTCACTGCCTTTCCTATACTCACAGACACCTTTCATGCAGCAGCTTATCTCAAGAATATCTTCGTCTGCAATATCAGGAATCGCACCGTAAATAAGCCTTATATCGGGAAATAGCTGTATCTCTCGTTTCATGTCAGTTCATCGCCTGTTCCAGAGCCCTGCGTGCGGCTTCGATTATACCGTTGGAGCTGTAGGTAGCTCCCGAGCAGGCATCTATGCCGTCGGCGCTGACCTTTGCGCCTATCTGCGGGATAACAGTGTTCATGGCGTCTCCGAAGTACTCGGGATCGTCATCGTCAGCCCACGCTGAAATACTTGTTATGGCGTCGTTTTCTATGGTAAGCTTTACGTGGACCTTTCCTGCGTAGCCCTCAGCTTCTCCCTCATATTCACCGCTGCGGTACTTATATGTCGGCTGAGGCTCGGCAGCAGGAGTATCCTCATGGTTTTCCTGTTCGGGCTCGTCGTTATGCTCCTGTTCTTCCTGCTTTTCCTCATCATCTGAAGATTTCTTTTCGTCCTTTTTATTGGAAGTTACAGCCTCTGTGGCAGTAGTTTCCGAGGTCGTGACAGCTGTGGTCTCGGAGGACTTTTTGCCGTCCCTGGCAGTAGTTGCAGCAGCTTCCGTGACTGCTGTAGTTTCAGCAGAAAAAGTAAAGGTGGCAGCCTTTTCCTCCACAACGCCCGAAGGCTTCGCAGACTGTGAAGCTGTACCGCGGGAGACAGCTCCTGCAAGAGCAACAGGCAGAGCAAAAGCACAGACACATACAGTGTTGGGAACGAGCTTATTTTCAGGCTTTTTACTTGCAATGTAGTACTTCCTGATACGCATTACCGCATAGCCGACAAAAACTGCGCTGTATACAAGTATACTGAGGAAATAGCCCTCCCTGCCCTTCTGAGCCTTCGGCACGAACAGTACAAGGATATGGACGTAGATAAGAGCGTAGAAAATATATGCGAGCCGCTGTATCTTCTTCCATGTTTTGGCATTCATCTTTTTGCGTATCTTCTTGAATGACATTACGGTCAGCGGCGTCATGATGAGCACCATTGCAAGACATACGATGCTTGTGATGACAAAATCCGAGCCCGTTCTGCCCTTGATGAGATTGGTTATGTACGTCATACCGTATGTGATGATATGCGAAAACGTAAGTATAGCCGCTGTTATGGACAGCTCACCGCGTATGGGCATGAGCTTCTTTATGGGAGCCGAACCGTTGGGCAGAGCTCCTGCCCACATGACAACTGCCCAGAACGCGGTTCCGAGAGCTCCGCGGGAAAATATCCCCAATACATAATCGCGGACAAATCTGCTTGAAATTGTCATATCAGACTTTGTTGCCATTATTGAAGCCACAGTCAGCACAGCTGCCGTGATATAGAATGCCGCAGGACATTTTTTCAGCGGCTTGTCAAGGCAAAAAGCAATAAGAACCGCTATTGAAATTGCGATCAAAAATAACATAAATATACCTCTTTACAGTATCTGACCTCTGCATTATAGCCGCTGTACTTATATAGAATTTTATACTTATTTTTGAGAGGACCTTTCCTCAGAAAGGTTTCCACCCATAAATAAATACATGTTTCTATATGAGTGCAGCAGGTAAGCCGCAGAGGTCATAATTTATTGGAGAGTTTATCAGGATCTCTTTTTTCTGAATGCAAATGCAGAAGCTCCTGCAAGTGCAAGGAATGTAACCGGCAGAGCTGCGCCGTTTACGCCAGTCTTAGGACTGTCTGACTTTGCAGCTGTAGTTGCTTTCTTTGTCGTAGTTGCAGTTTTAGTCGTTGTTGCTGAGCTTTTTGTGGTGGTAGCTGTGCCTGTTGTAGTTGTAACAGCAGCCTGATCGTTTATCTCGAACTCATAATTTTTCTCATATCCCGTAGCTTCAACTGTGAGCTTGTACTTGCCCGAGCCGTCGAATACATTTTCCTCACCGGACTTGGCGTCAAGCTTTATCTCGCCTGTCTGGGAGTCGATTACTGTAACTCCTCGTCTGCCTGTAGCATATCTCTTGTCGCCCACTGTTACTGCGGAGATGTTCTTGAGATAGTTTGCAGCGTCTGTGAGAGAAGTTCCGTCAGCTGCCACAAGCTTTCCGTCGGAATACTTTACAGGGATAGTGTCTGTAGTAAGTGTAAAGCTTCCTCTTACGTCGGAATATTTGCCGCCCTCATCGGAAACAGTAAGTGTGTAATTACCCGGCTGTGCGTTATTGTAGCTTACAGTATTTCCCGATACGGTAAAGCCGTCTGCTACCTCGCCTTTTGCCTTGTAATCAGCAGGGAATGATGAATTATCAAATGTAACAGAGCCCTTGCCCGACTTGCCGTTCTCAACTGTGATACTGTCAGCAAACTTTATGGGCAGATATCCGTTCTGTCCCGAAAGTGTGCTGTAGCCGTTAAGAGTAATGAATGTTACCTCAGTAACAGTCTGTCCCGCAGAGGTCTTATAGTGCTCTGAGGAGAGGGTATTGCCGTGAGGCTCCTTTTCCTTGACGCCTGCGCCCCATGCTATCTGTCCGTTGCGCCAGATATTCTCGAGAGCACGCATACCGTAGTCCGTACCCTCCTTGGTCTTGACGATAACGCCGTAGATATCGCAGTTTGTGGGATAGCCCTTGACATTTATCTGATAGTCGCCCCAGCTTGTAAGGCTGGACACTGTCATCTCACCGCTGAGAGCTTCCTCACCGTCGGTGTCAACAAGTTTTCCGAATGTTGCCTTGCCGTCGTCAACTGTAACAGGCTTGTATGCCTTTGGCTTCTCGGAGAGCTCCGTAAAGTTCATCTTGTCGCTGAGCTTGTCAATGTCAGCCTTTGCTATCTCAACGGGGTATGTAACGCCCAGAATCTTTCCGCCGCCGTTTTCGGTCTCAGCATTGAAGGTCCCTGCTGCAAGACCGCCGTTCTGCCACTTTCCGTCATCGCCCATGCTTCCTGTAGAGTTGCCCTTCCACTTGTTTGTGGTCGCAGAAGAAACGGCGTCAACAGGTACGCTGTTATTAAGCTCTGCTGCGTAGAAATCAGCGTATGGGATATTCATTGTGCCGTATACCTTGTCCCCGTCGGCAGCGTTTGCCGAAAACGGAACTGCAGCAGCTGCAAAGCAGGCTGCGGCGCATAAAAATGATGTTATCTTCTTCATTTCGGTATCTCCTTATGCAAGCTGTGAAGCAAGCTCTTTCAGCTTAGCAAGGTCGTCATCGGAAGGAGCTTCGTTAACGATGAAGCCCTCGTCGCCGATAAGCTCTGCACCTGCTGCCTTTGTACGGTCATACCAGTTGCGCATCCACTCGCCGTCGCCCCAGCCGTATGAGCCGAAGAGAAGCACCTTTTTGCCGCTGAGGGAGCCCTCGATATCTGTGAAGAAAGGCTCGAATGTGTCTTCCTCAAGGACCTCTGCTCCCATTGCAGGGCAGCCGAATGCAAATGCCTCATAGTCTGCTGCATTGCCCTTGAAATCCGATACCTCAAAAAGCTCTGCGTTTGCGCCCTCGGCAGCTGCCTTGGCCAAAGCCTCGGTGTTGCCTGTGCCGCTCCAATAAATTACTGCTGTTTTCATATATTTTCCTCCTTGGAAATAGCCTGAAACAAGTCCAGACCGATTTTTAATCTATCGAACAGGATACTCCTGCAGCGATCGTAGGTTTTAAATGTCTGCCGTGCTTTTTCGGCATTTTCGTAGACCTTCCAGTAGCCGCACAGCAGACAGTTCTTTCCGCCGTTACTGATAAAGCCGCGGATATCCTCAACGGGATAGCCGAGAAACGCCCCTATCTCATGGGGAAAGCTGCCGCAGCTTATACGGCAGGATAGCCTGCGGAGCTTTTGTTCAAGGCTCATATCGCAGGTATAGCCGTACTCTGAAAGGAATTGCCTGACCTTTGGCATACTGAGCCATGCAGTCAGCATTTTAACGTTGTAGATATAGACAAGTGTGCGCTTGCGGCACTCGCACAGCTGTATTGCCGCAAGTCCGTTCTCGGACAGCTTATCAGCAAATTCGTGCAGATATTCCGCAATAGTTCCCTCGCACATATCAAAGGAAATAAGGTTTGCGCATTTTACTCCCAGAAGAGTGGGAGCACTGTGAAAGGCAAGATCACTGTCAATACTTCTGCGCTCAACTTCGGACATATTTTTTCCCCTTGATATCAGTAAGAAGCTGCTTCAGCGCACTCACGCTGGAGCTGTGAACATGCTCAACAGGCACGCCGTTTTTCTCGGAGCTTTTCTTTACAGCTCCAAGCATTTTATGGGAACAGGTCCCTGTGAAAACTACCATAAGATCAGGAGTACCAAGCTTGTTCTCGAAGTCCGCAGGCATTTGAGTGAAGACCTTGGACTTGTGATTGAAAGATTTGCAGATATCCTGATAACGTGTTGCCATGCGGTCATTGCCGCCAACGATAACTATGCTCATAATTCCTCCTTATTGTTAGTTTGTGCTAATTGGTGTGCTTTTGTATGGGGCGATGGATCCACCGCCCCGTTATTATGTATGTTGATGTTTATTTGTTATGGCATTTTCCGTGCATTGCACAGTGCTCGCAGCCGCAGCCGCAAGAACCCTTGCCGCTTTTCTTATCCTTTATCATTTTTACAACGATAAGGGATACAACTGCAATAAGTATCAGCGATACGATTATTGTTCCCAGATTTTCAGCCAGCCATGCGAGCATATTACCACTCCTTTATGCTTTTACCTTTACGTTGCCCTTGAGCTTTGAAGCCTCGTGATACTTCTTCACAAAGAGCATATAGCACATGAATGCAAGTATCAGAGCTGCTGCGATAACGCCGATAACGTTTGACTCACCTGTGAAAAGTCCGCCGAACTGTGTTATCATAAGTGCGATAGCATAAGCAAAGCAGCACTGATAGGTTATAGCAAATGCTGTCCACTTGGCGTTGTTCATCTCACGCTTGATAGCACCGATAGCTGCGAAGCAAGGTGCGCAGAGGAGATTGAACACAAGGAACGAGAAGCCTGTGATGCCAGTGAACTTTGAAGCAAGGGTCTGCCATACAGTGCCGTCTCCGCCGCCGTAAAGAACACCCATAGTTCCAACGATGTTCTCCTTTGCCACAAGTCCTGTGATAGAAGCAACGGCTGCCTGCCAGTTGCCCCAGCCAAGAGGCGAGAATATCCACGCGATAAGTGAGCCGAAGCCTGCAAGGAGAGAGCTGTCAAGCTGATCCTCCTCAAGCATTGTGAAGCTGCCGTCCACTGTTCCGAAGCGTGACAGGAACCAGATGATGATAGTTGAGATAAGTATGATAGAGCCTGCCTTTTTGATGAACGACCAGCCGCGCTCCCACATTGAGCGGAGCACATTGCTGAGTGTAGGCATATGATATGCAGGGAGCTCCATAACGAACGGTGCAGGCTCGCCCGAGAACATTGCTGTCTTTTTCAGCATGATTCCCGATACGATGATAGCAGCCATACCGATGAAGTAAGCCGATACAGATATTATCCACGAACCGCCGAAGATAGCACCTGCGATCATAGCGATAAAAGGTACCTTAGCGCCGCATGGAATGAAGGTGGTAGTGATTATGGTCATACGTCTGTCGCGCTCGTTTTCGATAGTTCTGGAAGCCATGATACCGGGAACTCCACAGCCTACGCCTACGAGCATAGGAATGAAGGACTTGCCCGAGAGGCCGAACTTTCTGAACACACGGTCGAGTACAAATGCGATACGTGCCATATAGCCGCAGGCTTCAAGGAAAGCAAGCAGGAAGAACAGCACTAACATCTGGGGAACGAATCCGAGAACTGCTCCCACACCTGCGATGATACCGTCAATGATGAGACCTTTCAGCCAGTCGGATGCGCCTATCTTGTCAAGACCGCTCTCTGCAAGCGCAGGGACACTGGGTACGAACACGCCATAGTCAGCAGGATCGGGCTCTTCGCCGATACGCTCAACAGTTGCAAGAGCTTCATTGTAATCCTCGATAGTAGCTGTTTCGTCTGTTGTTTCAAGAGTTTCCTCGTCCTCAACAGAGTAAGTGAACTCGCCCTCGGGAGCTTCACCGTTTTCCTCAACGTAAGCGTCATAGCCGTCGATTATCTGCTGTGCGCCTGCGTATTCATCAGCGATCTCGCTGTAGTCCGACGAACCGATACCAAAGAGGTGGAAGCCGTCGCTGAAGAGGTTATCATTGGTCCAGTCAGTAGCCCAAGCACCCGGACCTTTCATTGCGATGAGATAAACCAGCGTCATAATGACCGCAAAGATAGGAAGTCCCAGCCAGCGGTTTGTAACAATCTTGTCTATCTTATCGGAAGCTGTAAGACTTCCTGCGTTTTTCTTTCTGTATGAAGCCTTGATGACATCAGCTATGTAGATGTAGCGCTCGTTTGTGATGATGCTCTCAGCGTCGTCGTCAAGCTCCTTTTCCGCAGCAGCTATGTCCTCTTCGATGTGCTTCAGTGTGCTCTCGGGGATATTCAGCTTTTCAAGCACCTTTTCATCGCGCTCGAAAACCTTGATAGCATACCAGCGCTGCTGCTCCTCGGGCATATCGTGAAGAACAGCCTCCTCGATATGAGCGATAGCGTGTTCAACAGGACCGCTGAATGTGTGCTGCGGGATAGTTTTGCTGTTTTTTGCAGCGTTTATAGCCGCCTCCGCTGCTTCGTCAACTCCCGTGCCTTTCAGCGCGGATATCTCAACTATCTTACATCCCAGACGCTTTGAAAGCTCGTCGAGCTTGATCTTGTCCCCGTTTTTCTTTACAACGTCCATCATATTTATGACAAGGACCACGGGTATTCCGAGCTCCACAAGCTGAGTTGTGAGGTAAAGGTTTCTTTCAAGGTTTGTGCCGTCTATGATATTGAGTATAGCGTCGGGTCTGGTTTCGATAAGGTAGTTTCTTGCAACGACTTCTTCAAGAGTATAGGGTGACAGTGAATAAATTCCGGGCAGGTCGGTGATGATGACATCACTGTGCTTTTTCAGCTTGCCCTCCTTCTTTTCAACAGTAACTCCGGGCCAGTTTCCTACGAACTGGTTAGAGCCTGTTAACGCATTGAACAGGGTGGTCTTGCCGGCATTTGGGTTGCCTGCAAGTGCTATTCGCAGTTCCATTTTTCTCTTCCTTTCAAGTTATTTAAAACTAACAGTTTTTCAAAATATACGGAACGCCGAAGCGTTCCCTGCTCTCTTATTCGACCTCAATAAGTTCAGCATCAGCCTTGCGCAGTGAAAGCTCATATCCGCGCACCTTTATTTCAATGGGATCGCCGAGAGGTGCTACCTTACGGACAAATACCTCTGTGCCCTTTGTAAGTCCCATATCCATTATGCGGCGCTTTATGGCTCCCTCTCCGTGAAGCTTCCTTACCTTTGCAGTCGAACCAACAGCCGTTTCTCTAAGCGTTTTCATTATACTCACTCCTATCAGACCATTATTCTACGTGCCATATCCGCACCGATCGCAATACGCGACTCCTTGACCTTGACAATGACATTTTCGCCAAGCACATTTATGAGCTTGACTGTTCCGCCCACGGTAAATCCAAGATTTTCAAGGTGCTGACGTACTTCGGGACTTCCT
Coding sequences:
- a CDS encoding FeoA family protein, which codes for MKTLRETAVGSTAKVRKLHGEGAIKRRIMDMGLTKGTEVFVRKVAPLGDPIEIKVRGYELSLRKADAELIEVE
- a CDS encoding heavy metal translocating P-type ATPase; translated protein: MKCKIMHESKGRMRVRFCIKRMTVRQADIAEYALSAVIGVTRVQVFDRTCDVVISYTCPRAEIVKKLSCFSFDDEKNISLVPEQTGRQLSKHYEEKLAAVVIRRCINKLILPQPIRRIMAVIKAARYIFRGLKCLLKGRLEVSVLDATAIGVSLLRGDFKTAGSVMFLLNVGDILDEWTHRKSIDDLARTMSLGVEQVWTKTADGQELLMPVNDVRKGDMIVVRTGSMIPLDGKVISGDAMVNQASMTGESVPVHKSEGAYVYAGTVVEDGECTVCVENTAGGGRYDRIVKMIEESEKLKSSAEDKASHLADKLVPWSLGGTLLTWLLTRNATKALSILMVDFSCALKLAMPISVLSAMRDCSRAGITVKGGRFLEAVAEADTIVFDKTGTLTHSSPRVAQVITFGGRDEDEMLRLAACLEEHYPHSIANAVVAAAAEKGLEHEEFHSKVEYVVAHGISSMVENERVLIGSHHFIIEDEGCTPPDERIFRHLPKEYSHLYLAIGGEVAAVICIEDPLREEAADVVKKLHEYGISRVVMMTGDNERTAKAVAEKVGVDEYHAEVLPEDKAAFIRAEHEAGGKVIMIGDGVNDSPALSEADAGIAISTGAAIAREIADITISADDLYAIVELKRMSNALMKRIGWNYRTIIGFNGGLIGLGVLGVLPPATSALLHNASTLAIGLRSMTELK
- a CDS encoding DUF3793 family protein, producing MSEVERRSIDSDLAFHSAPTLLGVKCANLISFDMCEGTIAEYLHEFADKLSENGLAAIQLCECRKRTLVYIYNVKMLTAWLSMPKVRQFLSEYGYTCDMSLEQKLRRLSCRISCGSFPHEIGAFLGYPVEDIRGFISNGGKNCLLCGYWKVYENAEKARQTFKTYDRCRSILFDRLKIGLDLFQAISKEENI
- a CDS encoding DUF2325 domain-containing protein; translated protein: MSIVIVGGNDRMATRYQDICKSFNHKSKVFTQMPADFENKLGTPDLMVVFTGTCSHKMLGAVKKSSEKNGVPVEHVHSSSVSALKQLLTDIKGKKYVRS
- a CDS encoding hemoblobin-interacting domain-containing protein, whose amino-acid sequence is MKKITSFLCAAACFAAAAVPFSANAADGDKVYGTMNIPYADFYAAELNNSVPVDAVSSATTNKWKGNSTGSMGDDGKWQNGGLAAGTFNAETENGGGKILGVTYPVEIAKADIDKLSDKMNFTELSEKPKAYKPVTVDDGKATFGKLVDTDGEEALSGEMTVSSLTSWGDYQINVKGYPTNCDIYGVIVKTKEGTDYGMRALENIWRNGQIAWGAGVKEKEPHGNTLSSEHYKTSAGQTVTEVTFITLNGYSTLSGQNGYLPIKFADSITVENGKSGKGSVTFDNSSFPADYKAKGEVADGFTVSGNTVSYNNAQPGNYTLTVSDEGGKYSDVRGSFTLTTDTIPVKYSDGKLVAADGTSLTDAANYLKNISAVTVGDKRYATGRRGVTVIDSQTGEIKLDAKSGEENVFDGSGKYKLTVEATGYEKNYEFEINDQAAVTTTTGTATTTKSSATTTKTATTTKKATTAAKSDSPKTGVNGAALPVTFLALAGASAFAFRKKRS
- a CDS encoding FeoA family protein, which encodes MPLSLAEPEKELTIKKLGGSPEVRQHLENLGFTVGGTVKLINVLGENVIVKVKESRIAIGADMARRIMV
- a CDS encoding flavodoxin; the encoded protein is MKTAVIYWSGTGNTEALAKAAAEGANAELFEVSDFKGNAADYEAFAFGCPAMGAEVLEEDTFEPFFTDIEGSLSGKKVLLFGSYGWGDGEWMRNWYDRTKAAGAELIGDEGFIVNEAPSDDDLAKLKELASQLA
- a CDS encoding helix-turn-helix domain-containing protein — protein: MKREIQLFPDIRLIYGAIPDIADEDILEISCCMKGVCEYRKGSDYYYLTSKSCMILRHDAGSECRTSYSPNYCGISILIDSRCRSTGFADILDMSSVMKSIGSNEQCVLTSSEKIQKLFSEICSEISEPKTSMLRIKTLELLMLLSEQKTVSRDQQALIKQVGAFICRNAADHYTISELSEMFRLNQTTLKEQFRQTFGCPVYSYAKSRKMFRAAELISTSHMRIIDIAEEVGYCNASKFSSAFREVMGVNPKYYQTEHNKLRTQKSCFISENFTY
- a CDS encoding FMN-binding protein, giving the protein MLFLIAISIAVLIAFCLDKPLKKCPAAFYITAAVLTVASIMATKSDMTISSRFVRDYVLGIFSRGALGTAFWAVVMWAGALPNGSAPIKKLMPIRGELSITAAILTFSHIITYGMTYITNLIKGRTGSDFVITSIVCLAMVLIMTPLTVMSFKKIRKKMNAKTWKKIQRLAYIFYALIYVHILVLFVPKAQKGREGYFLSILVYSAVFVGYAVMRIRKYYIASKKPENKLVPNTVCVCAFALPVALAGAVSRGTASQSAKPSGVVEEKAATFTFSAETTAVTEAAATTARDGKKSSETTAVTTSETTATEAVTSNKKDEKKSSDDEEKQEEQEHNDEPEQENHEDTPAAEPQPTYKYRSGEYEGEAEGYAGKVHVKLTIENDAITSISAWADDDDPEYFGDAMNTVIPQIGAKVSADGIDACSGATYSSNGIIEAARRALEQAMN
- the feoB gene encoding ferrous iron transport protein B — protein: MELRIALAGNPNAGKTTLFNALTGSNQFVGNWPGVTVEKKEGKLKKHSDVIITDLPGIYSLSPYTLEEVVARNYLIETRPDAILNIIDGTNLERNLYLTTQLVELGIPVVLVINMMDVVKKNGDKIKLDELSKRLGCKIVEISALKGTGVDEAAEAAINAAKNSKTIPQHTFSGPVEHAIAHIEEAVLHDMPEEQQRWYAIKVFERDEKVLEKLNIPESTLKHIEEDIAAAEKELDDDAESIITNERYIYIADVIKASYRKKNAGSLTASDKIDKIVTNRWLGLPIFAVIMTLVYLIAMKGPGAWATDWTNDNLFSDGFHLFGIGSSDYSEIADEYAGAQQIIDGYDAYVEENGEAPEGEFTYSVEDEETLETTDETATIEDYNEALATVERIGEEPDPADYGVFVPSVPALAESGLDKIGASDWLKGLIIDGIIAGVGAVLGFVPQMLVLFFLLAFLEACGYMARIAFVLDRVFRKFGLSGKSFIPMLVGVGCGVPGIMASRTIENERDRRMTIITTTFIPCGAKVPFIAMIAGAIFGGSWIISVSAYFIGMAAIIVSGIMLKKTAMFSGEPAPFVMELPAYHMPTLSNVLRSMWERGWSFIKKAGSIILISTIIIWFLSRFGTVDGSFTMLEEDQLDSSLLAGFGSLIAWIFSPLGWGNWQAAVASITGLVAKENIVGTMGVLYGGGDGTVWQTLASKFTGITGFSFLVFNLLCAPCFAAIGAIKREMNNAKWTAFAITYQCCFAYAIALMITQFGGLFTGESNVIGVIAAALILAFMCYMLFVKKYHEASKLKGNVKVKA
- a CDS encoding FeoB-associated Cys-rich membrane protein, with the translated sequence MLAWLAENLGTIIVSLILIAVVSLIVVKMIKDKKSGKGSCGCGCEHCAMHGKCHNK
- a CDS encoding DUF6110 family protein translates to MKFNDIPWKKIGLFAGGVLFGTAGIRVLSSKDAKKCYTQATAAVLRAKTDVMATASKVRENCDDILADAKEINEQRAIEEEAAVIADECEEIADTSEN